AGGTAGTGGTATTTAGGGTCAATCTCTGCTTTATGAGGAATTAACTCTTTAACTAAAGGCGCTCTTGTTTCACGCTTTCTAGGAAATTGACTAGCAGCTAAAAATAATCCTGAAGCACCATCACGTAACACATAAGTGTCATCAACTTTTTCGCACTTAAGTTCAGGCATGGGTACTGCATCCATTTTAGGTGGTGCAGGTTGGCCATTCGCTAATAACTTACGGGTATTTTTACAGTCAGCATTGGTACAAGCAAAGAATTTTCCAAAACGTCCCGTTTTTAACTGCATTTCACTACCACAGCGATCACATTCTAATACAGGCCCTTCATAACCTTTAATCTTAAAACTACCCTCTTCAATCTGATAGCCATCACAATCAGGGTTATTACCACAAATATGCAGCTTGTGATGTTCATCCATTAAATAAGCATCCATAGCTGTACCACACTTAGGACAACGATGCTTATTATGCAATACTCGAGCTTCTGACTCTCCCTCGTCATCTTGGGCAATTTCATCACCAGGAATCAAATTAATCGTTGCTTTACAACGTTCCTTAGGTGGCAGGTTATACCCTGAACAGCCTAAAAAAACACCTGTTGAAGCAGTACGGATCATCATATCCCGACCGCACTCTTTACATTTAATTAAAGGGGTTAAAGTAGGTGTATTGGCTCGCATGCCTTCATCTGACTGCTCTGCCTTCTCCAATTTTTGACTAAACCCCTTATAAAAGCTATCTAGTAGCTTTTTCCAAGGCATGTCACCTTCTGCAATCTGGTCAAGATTTTCTTCCATATGAGCTGTAAAGTTGTAATCCATTAAATCATCAAAACTTTCTGTTAAGCGCTCAGTAACAATATCTCCCATCTTTTCTGCATAAAAACGACGATTATGTAAAGTGACATAACCACGTTCTTGAATAGTAGAAATAATAGATGCATAAGTAGAAGGACGACCAATTCCACGCTTTTCTAACTCTTTTACTAAACTTGCTTCAGAATAACGGGGAGCAGGTTTAGTAAAATGTTGTGATGGATTTAGTTTAATTAATTGCAGTATTTCACCTTCACTGATAGCTGGTAACACCTGATCTTCCGATGTTTTACCTACAGCAGCAAGTACTTTTGTATAACCATCAAATTTAAGTATACGGCCTTTAGCCTTTAACTCAAAATCTCCAGCTTCAACAGTGACTGTTGTAGATAAATACTCTGCAGGAGGCATTTGACAAGCAACAAACTGACACCAAATTAACTCATAGAGACGTTCAGCATCACGCTCCATACCTGATAACTGAGTAGCTCGCAAATTAACATCTGACGGACGAATAGCCTCATGAGCTTCTTGTGCATTATTTTTACTAGAATAAGTAATAGCCTTAGCAGGTAAATATTTTTTACCAAACTCACTATCAATATAGCCGCGCACCATATCAATAGCATCCGCAGATAAATTAGTTGAATCCGTACGCATATAGGTAATATAACCCGCTTCATATAAGCGTTGCGCCATCATCATTGTTTTCTTAACCGAAAAACCTAAACGGGTACTTGCAGCCTGCTGCAAAGTAGAAGTAATAAAAGGTGCCGTTGGCTTACTACTAGTAGGTTTATCTTCACGTTTAACAACTTTATAAGCTGCTTTTTCTAAAAGCTGTAAAGCTTTATCAGCTTGCTCTTTATTAGTGGGACGAAATGCTTGGCCTAGCTGTTTCACAACTTCAAAATTGATATTTTCTTTTTTTGCTGTTGCCAAATCAGCCACAATTTGCCAGAACTCTTCAGGAATAAAAGCACGGATTTCCCTTTCTCGCTCAACAATTAAGCGAACAGCTACTGACTGTACACGCCCTGCTGACAAACCACGAGCAATTTTTTGCCATAACAATGGCGAAATCATAAAACCTACAACACGGTCTAAAAAGCGACGTGCTTGTTGTGCATTAACTCGATTAAGATCTAATTCACCAGGTTCAGCAAATGCACTTTGAATAGCTTTCTGAGTAATCTCATTAAAAACTACTCGCTTATAGCGGCTATCATCACCACCGATAGCCTCTCTTAAATGCCATGCAATAGCTTCTCCCTCTCTATCCAAGTCGGTAGCTAGATAGATAGTATCAGCTTCTTTTGCTAATTTTTTTAGCTCATCTACTACTTTTTCTTTGCCTGGTAGAATCTCATAATGAGCTTTCCAACCATGCTCTGGATTCACACCCATACGCTTAAATAATTGTTGCTTGGCTCGTTCTTTAGGCGACACGCTAGTATCTGCTACCTTCTTTCCCTTGGCCGTTGCGGCTACTTTAGTAGTCCCTGTAGGCAGATCACGAATATGACCAATACTTGATTTAACAATATATTGATTGCCTAAATATTTATTAATCGTTTTAGCCTTAGCTGGAGATTCTACAATGACCAGTGACTTACCCATATAACTATTGTTTCCTTGGAGGTTAATCTATATTAAAAGTGATAATAAAAGCCGTTTACTATTTATAGTGTTATCACACTCTTTAATAAATAGTAAATAGACATACGGATACTTTAACTTAATTAGTTGATTCTACTTGACTTTTTATTCTCAAGATTTTAAACCCAATTATAGCCCTAAGTAGTAATGCTGTTGCCAAAATAAATGGATAATACCAAGCATCATCATTCAACTGTAAAATATTTTCTTCAAAAGGATGCATTAAATAGAACTGATAATAAATTACAGCACCAGCAATATAGCCTATAAAGATTGAAAGTGGATAACGCCACACTTGGTATTGAAGTAACATAATCAATCCCAATGTTGATAAGGCAAATAACAATAAACCAATTCCAACAGTAATTGTTAAAACTGGTTCATGGGAAAGTATCGATAACAATTCAGAAACCTGATCAACCGTAACTGTATGAAACTGATAGAAAAACATAATACTTAATGCCCCAGCACCTACTGCTATCACCAATAACAGCAAACGGAGAATAAAGCGAATCCACTTAATCACAAGACAATCCAAATCTTTTATGAAACATTCCAATAAAAGTACTAAAATGCATTCATTTTAGTACAAACTTTTAAAACAAAAAATATTATTTAGTGGAAGGTCTTGCTGCTAATGCTTCATTAATTAATTGAGGTGTTGGTTGGTAACCTGGAATTATATGACCATTTTCTAAAATAATAGCAGGTGTTCCTCTAATACCTATTTTTTGACCTAATACATATTGCTCAACAATGGGGGTATTACATTTTTTAACACTTTTCACAGGAATTTCTTGCATTAATTGATTCATAGCTTCTTGTTGGTTATCTGAGCACCATACTTTTTGTAGCTCCTCAAAACCACGTGAAGCAAAACCTTCACGAGGGAAAGCCAAGTAACGTACCTCTATACCACGTTCATTTAATGCTGGCACACCTTCATGTAATCGATGGCAATAAGGACAACTTGTATCTGTAAAGATAGTAACGTGTGTTTTAGGTTGATTATCTTTTGCCTTAAACACAACCATTGACGATTTATCAATGTTATTAATTAAATTAGCAACAAACTTTTCTTCAGTTTCCAATGTAAGATTTTTTGGTGTTTTATCATTTAACTCAAATAAATACCCTTGAATAAGGTATTTACCATCTTCTGACATATAGAAAACTTTACCACTATCTACTTGAATTTGATAAAAACCTTGTATAGGGCTTTTACCAACTTCTTTAACAACAACATCAGGTAGCATGGTCTTAAATTTATTTTCTACTGTTTTCTCTGCTGCATTAGCTAGACCTGTAAAAACAGCCAAACTAACTGTTAATCCTAGTAATACTTTCTTTAACAACATTCATTAGTCCTCATATCAATGACAAATTCAAGCTACCTTGCTTCAAAACTTAACTCTCAGATTACTACATATTTTCATAAAAACGCAAAGTATTCCATATTCAATCATAATCAGCTAGTTGCTTTTACAACTTAATATGTCTTATTGCAAACAAAAACACACATTCATATGTCGTTTGCTGCAGAAAAATAGCATCCTAATATAATTAAACTACCATAGATACTGAAAACAGTATAATATCCATTAGTTTGTCTAATTTTTTGTTACAAGATGCAGATACTGTCACTATGAATATCGATTTAATTGTTGTGCTTTGCCTGTTAGCAATAGCCATCGTTGCTTTTATGATGAATAAGCCTCGCATGGACTTTGTAGCATTAACAGTTATTGTTGTTTTTCCATTAACAGGCATTTTAACTGTTAATGAAACTTTATCAGGCTTTAGTGATAGCAGTATTATTTTAATTGCTGCTTTCTTTGTTATTGGAGAAAGCTTAGTACGTACGGGAATAGCCTATAGTGTTGGCGAATGGCTAATTAAACAAGCCAGAAATAGTGAAACTCGACTTATAGTATTACTGATGGGTTCTGTTGCTCTGTTGGGTTCTGTTATGAGCTCTACAGGTATAGTAGCCATTTTTATTCCTATTGTTCTAAGCATTGCCAGCCACATGAAAGCTGACCCTAAACGGTTGATGATGCCACTTAGTTTTGCCGCCTTAATCAGTGGTATGTTAACGCTCGTTGCTACCGCACCCAACTTAGTTGTTAGCAGTAAATTAGAAGAAATGGGATTTGAAGCATTTAGCTTTTTCTCTTTTACGCCTATTGGCTTAATTATTCTTTTTGTGGGCATTGGTTACATGCTCTTTGCCCGTCGTTTATTAGTAGCTCCAAAAGATTCTGAAGTTTTATCCAACACCGGTAAACGTAACCTAACGGATTTAATTAGAGATTATAAGCTATCTGGTAGAAATAGAAGGCTTCGTGTCAATTCAGGCTCGCTAATGATTGGTAAAACCATTGAAGAACTACAACTTAGGGCTCGCTTTGGAGCTAATATCATTGGCGTTGAAAGAGAAAAACGAATCACTCATAAAGTACTAGATGCTTCCTCTAACTTAGAAATTAAAATGGGAGATATTTTACTAGTAGATTTCTTTTATAAAGAAACGGTTGATGACTTTTGTAATGCTTTTCAACTCACTAAATTAGCCTTTAAAGGTGACTATTTTACTGACCAATCTCGCTCTATTGGTATGGCTGAAGTTTCCCTCCCCCCTGAATCAAAATTAATTGGTAAAAATATTCTAGAAATAGGATTCCGTTCCACTTATCGACTTAATGTTGTTGGTTTACGACGCAATGGCGAGTCCTTAGAAAATGATATTACTAATGAAAGTTTAAAATTAGGTGATACCTTACTAGTAATAGGTACATGGAAAGCGATTAAGAATCTACAAACACATAACCAAGATTTCTTAGTACTCAGTTTACCCGCAGAAATTGATAATGTTGCTCCTGCTTTAAGTAAAGCACCTTATGCCATTATTGCTTTATTAATTACTGTTGGTCTAATGATTAGTGGCTTTTTCCCCAACGTTATTGTTGCGCTGCTAGGCTGTTTACTAATGGGTGCATTTCGTTGTATTGATATGGATAGTGCTTATAAATCAATTCATTGGCAAAGTCTTATCCTTATTGTGGGCATGTTTCCTTTCGCTGCTGCTTTACAAAAAACAGGGGGCGTAGATTTAGCCGTATCAGGTCTATTAAGTGTGGTAGGCAACTCTAATCCTCATTTATTAATTGGTGCACTATTTGCCTTAACAGCTATTATTGGTTTATTTATCTCCAATACAGCCACAGCCATTTTACTTGCTCCAATTGCTATTAATGCTGCACAACATGTTGGTGCATCGCCCTATCCATTTGCCATGACCATTGCCATTGCTGCCTCTGCTGCATTTATGACACCTGTTTCATCACCTGTAAATACATTAGTAGTGGGGCCTGGCCGCTATAAATTTATGGATTTTATTAAAATAGGGGTACCCTTTACTATACTTGTTATGATAATTTGTATTATCTTTGTACCCATATTATTCCCTTTACACCCTAATCTTTCATAAATGAGAAAACTATGCCTATTTACCATAGCATTGTCCATTTAATTGATAAAAAGCCAGATGGCACACCTGCTACTCTGCATGCTAGTGAGCATGAATTAAAAGAATCCTCTGCTTTAGAAAACCTACTGACAGACTTAAACGAAAGTTATAATGCTAAGCCAAATAAAGCATGGGGTTACTTCCATGAAGAATCAGGTGCTTATCCTTTTAGTGGTTGGCTAACAGGTTACTTAGAACAGCAACAAAACTTTATAGAGTTTAGTAAACAAGCAACCGAACACCTACAAAAATTAATGGAAGAATCAAATCTTTCAATGGGTGGCTATGTGTTGATTGCCCATTATCAACAAGGAATGACTGACTACTTAACTATTACTCTTTTACACCATACCAAGGGGGTTGCTGTTAATGATAGTCTAGAGGTTACAGAAGCTAAACACCTTGATTTATCACAATTGCATTTAGCAGCTCGGATTAACCTATCTGAGTGGCAGAATAATAAGCAATCCAAACAATATATTTCTTTCATTCGTGGTAAAAATGGAAAAAAAGTATCTGATTACTTCCGTGATTTTATTGGTTGCCAAGAAGGTGTAGATGCACCCAGTGAAACACGTACTTTACTAAAAGCTTTTAGTGACTATGTAGAAGATGAAGATTATTCTGAAGATCAGACTAAGCAAAAGACTGATACACTAGTCAGTTACGCCAGCACTCAAGCCAGATTAGGTGAAGCGATTTCCTTAGATGAGCTTTCTGAACTAATGAATGAAGAAACACCTAAAGCTTTTTACGATTATATTCGTAATAAAGACTATGGACTTTCACCTGCCATTCCACCAGACAAACGTACCTTAAACCAATTTAGACGTTTTACTGGTCGTGCTGAAGGGCTTTCTATTAGCTTTGAGGCACACTTGTTAGGTTCGCGTATTGAATATGATGAAGCGAACGATACTTTGTTGATTCATCAAGTACCCACCAAATTAAAAGATCAATTAAAGCGTAATTCTAAGTAACAAACCACTTCCCTTATAAGATCGAAGTTGCTATCAAATAGTAATTTCAATCTTTTACTAGCATAAGTTATTGCCCTAGCAAAAAGTATTTTCCACCTCAAAATAATATAATATGCCTAAGTAACAATAAGGTATTAAAAATACTTTTTATTACTTACAAACCAATATCAATTTGCTTATTGGTTAGAGCTACTAGATAGCCTTTTATGTAAATTAATTACAACTATCTAGGAGATTCTATGTTCAGTAAAAAAGCTAAAACCAAATACCCAATCGTGTTAGTACATGGTTTATTTGGCTTCAGTCGCATTGCAGGTTATCCGTACTTTTTCAATATTCCAGCTACCTTAAGAAGACACGGTGCTACCGTGTTTATTCCCACGGTATCTGCTACCAATACTACTGAAGAACGTGGTGAACAACTATTGGCTGAAGTACACAAAATTTTAAAGAAAACAGGTGCTAAAAAAGTCAATCTAATCGGTCATAGCCAAGGCGCCCCCACTTCTCGTTACGTTGCTGGGGAACATCCAGAGTTGGTGGCTTCGGTTACCTCCGTAAGTGGCGTTAACTTCGGTTCAGAAATAGCTGATTTAGTAATGGATGCCCTACAGTGCAAATTGCCAACAGAAATTGCTAATTTAGTGGTAAGCACTTTTGGCTCATTAATATCTTTATTAAGTGGCAAACCCTTTGCACCACAAGATGCACTGGGCTCACTAACCAGTTTAACCACTGAAGGCACAGCCGCTTTTAATAAAAAATACCCGTATGGTTTACCAACCACTTGGGGCGGTGAAGGTAAAGAGCTTGAAAGTAATGGCGTACGTTACTATTCATGGGGAGGTATCATTAAGAAAAATCTTATTAACGAAGGCTTAAATCATGTCGATCCAACCCATGTTTTATTACTAGTGCTTAGTTCACTTTTCAAAAAAGAAGCCCATCAAAATGATGGCTTAGTGGGTCGTTTTAGTATGCATTTAGGAAAAGTAATAGGTACTGATTTCCAAATGGATCATGCTGATACTATTAATCAAGTTGCGGGGGTTCATCCTATTACCCCTGATCCAGTAGATTTATACGTTGCACATGCGGCACGTTTAAAAGCTAAAGGGTTGTAAACCAGTCAAAAAAGGCACTAAGATTATTAGTGCCTTTTTCGTTATTAGTGATGTTCGCGAGTAGCCCTAAACTTAATATCAGGCCAACGTTCTTCCATTAAACTTAAATTAACACGTGTAGGTGCTAAATAAGTTAGATGTCCACCACCATCAATCGCTAAGTTATCAGTTGCTTTAATCTTGAACTCTTCAAGTTTTTTCTTATCGTCACATTCAATCCAACGTGCCGACCAAACATTGACTGCTTCATACAAACATTCTACTTTGTACTCTTCTTTTAAACGGCTAGCTACCACATCAAACTGCAACACCCCCACAGCACCAAGAATAATGTCATTATTACGTTCTGGGAAGAAAACTTGGGTTGCTCCCTCTTCTGCTAATTCTTGTAAGCCTTGACGAAGCTGTTTAGATTTTAATGGGTCTTTTAAACGTACGCGACGGAATAATTCTGGAGCAAAGTGCGGAATACCTGTAAAACTTAGCTTTTCACCTTCAGTAAAGGTATCACCAATTTGAATAGTACCGTGATTGTGTAAACCAATAATATCACCACCCCATGCTTCTTCTAACTGTTCACGCTCAGAAGAGAAAAAAGTTAGGGCATCCGAAATTTTTAAATCTTTACCAATGCGAGAATGATACATTTTCATGCCTTTTTGGTAACGACCTGAACAAATACGCATAAACGCAATACGATCACGATGCTTAGGATCCATATTAGCTTGAATTTTAAACACAAACCCAGTAAATTTTTCTTCAGTTGGCACTACTTCACGCTCATTAGCCATGCGTGATAATGGCAATGGTGCCCAATCGACTACTGCATCTAATACTTGATCTACACCAAAATTACCCAATGCAGTACCAAAGAAAACAGGAGTCATTTTACCTTCCAAAAAGGCTTGTTTATCAAACTTATGACAAGCTCCCTGAACCAATTCTAACTGTTCTTTAAAGTCATCATATAAATCGCCTAAATGCTCACGTGCTTCATCTGTATCTAAGCCACTAATAACTCTATTTTCAATACGCTCGTGGCCATGACCTGCAGTATAGGTAATAATTTTATCTTCAGTAAGATGATAAACACCTTTAAAATCACGATAACAGCCAATAGGCCAAGTAATAGGAGCCGCTTTAATTTTTAAAACAGCTTCAATTTCGTCTAATAGCTCAATAGGATCACGAATATCACGGTCTAATTTGTTAATAAAACTAACAATAGGTGTATCACGTAAACGACATACTTCCATTAAAGCAATAGTACGTGGTTCAACCCCTTTACCACCATCTAACACCATTAACGCACTATCCACTGCAGTTAAAGTACGATAAGTATCTTCTGAAAAGTCCTCATGGCCTGGTGTATCGAGCAAGTTAATCATATGCTCACGATAAGGAAATTGCATTACTGAGGTAGTAATAGAGATACCCCGTTGCTTTTCCATTTCCATCCAATCGGAAGTAGCATGACGATCAGACTTTCTCGCCTTAACAGTACCCGCCACACTAATAGCTTGCCCCATTAGCAATAACTTTTCAGTAATGGTAGTTTTACCCGCATCAGGATGGGAAATAATGGCAAAAGTACGGCGTTTTTCAACTTCGTTTTTTAGTTCAGTGGCAAATGACATAATAGGTAAAATTCTTTGAGCTTATAAAAGGTGCGCTATTTTCGCTTATCTTAATTCAATACTCAACCATTTAGCTCTGTTGACTGCAAATAAGCTAAAACTTGAGCAAATATCTTAGCAGGATCTTCTTTATGAATATCTGCAGATAACAGTTGTCGAATACGTCTAGAACCAGGAAATCCTTGAGCAATGCCTAATAGATGGCGACTAATATGTTGTACTACGCCACCCTGAGCGACATGTTGCTCAATATAAGGCAACATTCTTAAAAAAGCATCTGAACGAGCAATAACGGATTCATCACTAGCAAACAACTGTTGATCTACCTGCGCCCATTCATAACAATTATGATAAGCTGCTCGACCCACCATCACACCATCAAAGATTTGCAGATGGTCATTGGCTTCCTGCATGGTATTAATACCACCGTTTAGAATAAAAACAGTATCTGGAAAATCTTTTTTAAGCTGTGCAGCTACTTCATAACGTAAAGGTGGAATATCTCGATTTTGTTTAGGAGAAAGCCCTTTTAAAATAGCTATACGTGCATGTACGATAAATCGTTGACAACCCGCTTCCACACTTTGCCCAACGAAATCTACTAGCTCACCATAACTCTCTCGACCATCAATGCCTATGCGATGTTTGATAGTAATAGGAATATCAACAGCATCTTGCATAGCCTTAAAGCAATCAGCCACTAATTTAGGATGTGCCATTAGACAAGCGCCAATTAAATTGTTTTGCACCCTATCACTAGGACAGCCTACATTAAGATTAACCTCATCATAGCGCCATTGTACCGCCATTTTGGCACATGCAGCTAACTCACTAGGAACACTTCCACCTAACTGCAAAGCAACTGGATGTTCTGCTTGGTTATAAGCTAAATACCTAGCTGCATCACCATAAAGCAATGCACCTGTGGTGATCATTTCGGTGTAAAGTAATGCATGTTTAGTTAAGCCCCGCATAAAATAGCGATAATGACGATCAGTCCAATCCAACATGGGGGCTACAGAAAAACGATAACTGGGTGGTAACTCAGTTGTTTGTGTTGCTGTCATCTATAAAATCTATCAAAAAATAATTATTAGTTTACTATAATTATTAACAACAATATAAATATCTTC
This portion of the Entomomonas sp. E2T0 genome encodes:
- the topA gene encoding type I DNA topoisomerase; translation: MGKSLVIVESPAKAKTINKYLGNQYIVKSSIGHIRDLPTGTTKVAATAKGKKVADTSVSPKERAKQQLFKRMGVNPEHGWKAHYEILPGKEKVVDELKKLAKEADTIYLATDLDREGEAIAWHLREAIGGDDSRYKRVVFNEITQKAIQSAFAEPGELDLNRVNAQQARRFLDRVVGFMISPLLWQKIARGLSAGRVQSVAVRLIVEREREIRAFIPEEFWQIVADLATAKKENINFEVVKQLGQAFRPTNKEQADKALQLLEKAAYKVVKREDKPTSSKPTAPFITSTLQQAASTRLGFSVKKTMMMAQRLYEAGYITYMRTDSTNLSADAIDMVRGYIDSEFGKKYLPAKAITYSSKNNAQEAHEAIRPSDVNLRATQLSGMERDAERLYELIWCQFVACQMPPAEYLSTTVTVEAGDFELKAKGRILKFDGYTKVLAAVGKTSEDQVLPAISEGEILQLIKLNPSQHFTKPAPRYSEASLVKELEKRGIGRPSTYASIISTIQERGYVTLHNRRFYAEKMGDIVTERLTESFDDLMDYNFTAHMEENLDQIAEGDMPWKKLLDSFYKGFSQKLEKAEQSDEGMRANTPTLTPLIKCKECGRDMMIRTASTGVFLGCSGYNLPPKERCKATINLIPGDEIAQDDEGESEARVLHNKHRCPKCGTAMDAYLMDEHHKLHICGNNPDCDGYQIEEGSFKIKGYEGPVLECDRCGSEMQLKTGRFGKFFACTNADCKNTRKLLANGQPAPPKMDAVPMPELKCEKVDDTYVLRDGASGLFLAASQFPRKRETRAPLVKELIPHKAEIDPKYHYLCDAPVKDPDGNFSIIRFSRKTKEQYVQTEINGKPTGWKAFYDGKKWLVTDKATTKK
- a CDS encoding disulfide isomerase DsbC N-terminal domain-containing protein; protein product: MLLKKVLLGLTVSLAVFTGLANAAEKTVENKFKTMLPDVVVKEVGKSPIQGFYQIQVDSGKVFYMSEDGKYLIQGYLFELNDKTPKNLTLETEEKFVANLINNIDKSSMVVFKAKDNQPKTHVTIFTDTSCPYCHRLHEGVPALNERGIEVRYLAFPREGFASRGFEELQKVWCSDNQQEAMNQLMQEIPVKSVKKCNTPIVEQYVLGQKIGIRGTPAIILENGHIIPGYQPTPQLINEALAARPSTK
- a CDS encoding SLC13 family permease, which translates into the protein MNIDLIVVLCLLAIAIVAFMMNKPRMDFVALTVIVVFPLTGILTVNETLSGFSDSSIILIAAFFVIGESLVRTGIAYSVGEWLIKQARNSETRLIVLLMGSVALLGSVMSSTGIVAIFIPIVLSIASHMKADPKRLMMPLSFAALISGMLTLVATAPNLVVSSKLEEMGFEAFSFFSFTPIGLIILFVGIGYMLFARRLLVAPKDSEVLSNTGKRNLTDLIRDYKLSGRNRRLRVNSGSLMIGKTIEELQLRARFGANIIGVEREKRITHKVLDASSNLEIKMGDILLVDFFYKETVDDFCNAFQLTKLAFKGDYFTDQSRSIGMAEVSLPPESKLIGKNILEIGFRSTYRLNVVGLRRNGESLENDITNESLKLGDTLLVIGTWKAIKNLQTHNQDFLVLSLPAEIDNVAPALSKAPYAIIALLITVGLMISGFFPNVIVALLGCLLMGAFRCIDMDSAYKSIHWQSLILIVGMFPFAAALQKTGGVDLAVSGLLSVVGNSNPHLLIGALFALTAIIGLFISNTATAILLAPIAINAAQHVGASPYPFAMTIAIAASAAFMTPVSSPVNTLVVGPGRYKFMDFIKIGVPFTILVMIICIIFVPILFPLHPNLS
- the yejK gene encoding nucleoid-associated protein YejK, whose protein sequence is MPIYHSIVHLIDKKPDGTPATLHASEHELKESSALENLLTDLNESYNAKPNKAWGYFHEESGAYPFSGWLTGYLEQQQNFIEFSKQATEHLQKLMEESNLSMGGYVLIAHYQQGMTDYLTITLLHHTKGVAVNDSLEVTEAKHLDLSQLHLAARINLSEWQNNKQSKQYISFIRGKNGKKVSDYFRDFIGCQEGVDAPSETRTLLKAFSDYVEDEDYSEDQTKQKTDTLVSYASTQARLGEAISLDELSELMNEETPKAFYDYIRNKDYGLSPAIPPDKRTLNQFRRFTGRAEGLSISFEAHLLGSRIEYDEANDTLLIHQVPTKLKDQLKRNSK
- a CDS encoding esterase/lipase family protein, translated to MFSKKAKTKYPIVLVHGLFGFSRIAGYPYFFNIPATLRRHGATVFIPTVSATNTTEERGEQLLAEVHKILKKTGAKKVNLIGHSQGAPTSRYVAGEHPELVASVTSVSGVNFGSEIADLVMDALQCKLPTEIANLVVSTFGSLISLLSGKPFAPQDALGSLTSLTTEGTAAFNKKYPYGLPTTWGGEGKELESNGVRYYSWGGIIKKNLINEGLNHVDPTHVLLLVLSSLFKKEAHQNDGLVGRFSMHLGKVIGTDFQMDHADTINQVAGVHPITPDPVDLYVAHAARLKAKGL
- a CDS encoding peptide chain release factor 3 → MSFATELKNEVEKRRTFAIISHPDAGKTTITEKLLLMGQAISVAGTVKARKSDRHATSDWMEMEKQRGISITTSVMQFPYREHMINLLDTPGHEDFSEDTYRTLTAVDSALMVLDGGKGVEPRTIALMEVCRLRDTPIVSFINKLDRDIRDPIELLDEIEAVLKIKAAPITWPIGCYRDFKGVYHLTEDKIITYTAGHGHERIENRVISGLDTDEAREHLGDLYDDFKEQLELVQGACHKFDKQAFLEGKMTPVFFGTALGNFGVDQVLDAVVDWAPLPLSRMANEREVVPTEEKFTGFVFKIQANMDPKHRDRIAFMRICSGRYQKGMKMYHSRIGKDLKISDALTFFSSEREQLEEAWGGDIIGLHNHGTIQIGDTFTEGEKLSFTGIPHFAPELFRRVRLKDPLKSKQLRQGLQELAEEGATQVFFPERNNDIILGAVGVLQFDVVASRLKEEYKVECLYEAVNVWSARWIECDDKKKLEEFKIKATDNLAIDGGGHLTYLAPTRVNLSLMEERWPDIKFRATREHH
- the dusA gene encoding tRNA dihydrouridine(20/20a) synthase DusA: MTATQTTELPPSYRFSVAPMLDWTDRHYRYFMRGLTKHALLYTEMITTGALLYGDAARYLAYNQAEHPVALQLGGSVPSELAACAKMAVQWRYDEVNLNVGCPSDRVQNNLIGACLMAHPKLVADCFKAMQDAVDIPITIKHRIGIDGRESYGELVDFVGQSVEAGCQRFIVHARIAILKGLSPKQNRDIPPLRYEVAAQLKKDFPDTVFILNGGINTMQEANDHLQIFDGVMVGRAAYHNCYEWAQVDQQLFASDESVIARSDAFLRMLPYIEQHVAQGGVVQHISRHLLGIAQGFPGSRRIRQLLSADIHKEDPAKIFAQVLAYLQSTELNG